Proteins from a single region of Xenopus laevis strain J_2021 chromosome 9_10S, Xenopus_laevis_v10.1, whole genome shotgun sequence:
- the ern2.S gene encoding endoplasmic reticulum to nucleus signaling 2 S homeolog precursor (The RefSeq protein has 3 substitutions compared to this genomic sequence), giving the protein MASSLASPPFLWLTIAFFSAHLLQCDAGASVSLPESLLFVSTLDGNLHAVSKRSGNVLWTLKDDPVIQVPLYVSEPAFLPDPSDGSLYILGGRNKEGLMKLPFTIQELVQSSPCRSSDGILYTGKKQDAWFVVDPNSGEKQTTLSTESSEGLCPSSPLLYIGRTQYMITMYDTKSRELRWNATFHDYSAPMCDESYDYKMAHFTSTGDGQLVTADRDSGEVLWMQNYGSPVVGLFMWHQDSLRRIPHLNVASETLRYLTFHSHDIRLIKWNYQAVQQLSSTKTHLLPSLYVGKHVTGFYATSSMIHEGVALVPRGITLARVDGPTTQDVTLKESTKFDVTSNTDVRYPQGSVISAHQWLLIGHHELPPVVHTTMLRAFPETLRRDTETIIRGSTPRTLFDDFLTPQNQDGLSQGDTERRIKVDTNKEEMNMVPIDSSVMNVLLGIIFTLLLGGWVLFAFTYPKMQEQQRRQQQELQQELEKKLQLFQNQQNLAPEVPPSPRNSSSAQTLFFSEDQDSHRSSGSRSSGKLDEVQANGTRKLRKESVESEASDADEIRVGKISFSPKDVLGHGAGGTCVFRGTFDDRAVAVKRILSESFILADREVQLLRESDEHPNVIRYYCTDSDKLFCYIALELCAATLQEYIKNPEFHRSGLDSVTLLHQTMSGLAHLHSLNIVHRDLKPCNILISYPSAHGKVRALISDFGLCKKLSVGRNSFSLRSGIPGTEGWIAPEVLRDRPKQNPTAAVDIFSAGCVFYYVLSKGQHPFGDNLRRQSNILSGSYSLPKLQDDTHENVVARHLVEMMINSDPLLRPSSQNVLIHPFFWTPAKRLQFFQDVSDRIEKEPVESPIVVALESDARPVVRVNWRLHISVPLQTDLRKFRSYRGNSVRDLLRAMRNKKHHYHELPADVRETLGSIPDEFVSYFTSRFPHLLLHTYQAMKKCSPERQFQTYYHWVLSS; this is encoded by the exons ATGGCTTCATCTTTAGCCTCACCTCCCTTTCTCTGGCTGACCATCGCCTTCTTCTCAGCACACCTGCTACAG TGTGATGCTGGGGCTTCTGTTTCTCTTCCAGAGTCCCTGCTGTTCGTGTCTACGTTGGATGGGAACCTCCATGCTGTCAGCAAGCGGAGTGGGAATGTGCTGTGGACTCTGAAAGATG ATCCGGTTATTCAAGTTCCACTGTATGTGTCAGA GCCAGCATTTCTGCCGGACCCCAGTGATGGCAGCTTGTACATCCTAGGAGGGAGAAACAAGGAAGGACTCATG AAATTACCATTCACTATCCAAGAGTTAGTCCAGTCTTCTCCCTGCCGCAGCTCCGATGGAATCTTATATACAG GGAAAAAGCAAGATGCATGGTTTGTTGTGGATCCCAACTCAGGAGAGAAGCAGACAACTCTGTCCACAGAGTCTTCTGAAGGCCTGTGTCCATCTTCCCCTCTTCTGTACATTGGACGCACAC AGTACATGATCACAATGTATGACACAAAGTCTCGAGAGCTGCGCTGGAATGCCACTTTCCACGACTACTCTGCCCCGATGTGTGACGAATCATACGACTACA AGATGGCTCACTTCACCTCAACTGGGGACGGACAGCTGGTTACAGCTGACCGGGACAGTGGGGAGGTGCTGTGGATGCAGAATTATGGCTCGCCCGTCGTTGGACTCTTTATGTGGCACCAGGACAGCCTGCGGCGTATCCCACATCTTAATGTGGCCTCAGAAACCCTTCGCTACCTGACCTTTCATTCCCATGACATCCGTCTCATTAAATGGAACTACCAAGCGGTGCAGCAGCTGAGCAGCACCAAAACCCATCTGCT GCCATCACTGTATGTTGGGAAACACGTGACGGGATTCTATGCAACCAGTTCTATGATTCACGAGGGAGTCGCTCTTGTG CCCCGTGGTATCACTCTAGCCCGGGTGGATGGACCCACGACTCAGGATGTCACACTGAAAGAATCTACAAAGTTTGACGTGACATCCAATACAGATGTCCGGTACCCGCAGGGTAGCGTAATCTCAGCACACCAGTGGTTACTCATAG GTCACCATGAATTACCACCTGTTGTTCATACAACCATGCTCCGGGCATTCCCTGAGACCTTGCGGAGGGACACGGAGACAATTATCAGAGGATCTACACCAAGAACACTCTTTGATGAT TTTCTGACTCCTCAGAATCAGGATGGGCTCTCTCAAGGGGATACAGAGAGACGTATAAAGGTGGATACAAACAAGGAAGAAATGAACATGGTACCTATCGACTCTTCAGTTATGAATGTTCTCCTTGGGATCATCTTCACCCTGCTCTTGGGAGGCTGGGTCCTTTTTGCATTCACCTATCCCAAG ATGCAGGAGCAGCAGCGTCGGCAGCAGCAAGAGTTGCAGAAAGAACTGGAAAAGAAACTGCAGCTTTTTCAGAACCAGCAGAACCTGGCGCCAGAGGTTCCACCATCTCCGAGGAATTCTAGTTCAGCCCagacattgtttttttcagaagaTCAGGACAGTCATCGGAGCAGTGGCAGCAGGTCAAGTGGGAAgctggatgaagtacaagctaacGGCACCAGAAAACTAAGGAAAGAGAGTGTGGAGTCAGAAG CCAGTGATGCTGATGAGATCCGAGTGGGGAAAATCTCCTTTTCCCCTAAAGATGTTTTGGGTCATGGTGCTGGTGGGACCTGTGTATTTCG AGGCACATTTGATGACAGAGCAGTGGCAGTGAAGAGGATTCTGTCGGAGAGCTTCATACTTGCAGACCGAGAGGTTCAGTTGCTGCGGGAATCTGACGAGCACCCAAATGTTATTCGCTACTATTGCACTGATAGTGACAAACTATTCTGTTATATTGCACTGGAGCTGTGTGCGGCCACCCTGCAGGAG TACATAAAGAACCCCGAATTCCATCGATCTGGCCTAGATTCGGTAACGCTTCTGCATCAGACCATGTCTGGACTCGCCCACTTACACTCCCTTAATATTG TGCACAGAGACCTCAAGCCATGCAACATCCTCATCTCCTACCCCAGTGCCCACGGCAAGGTGCGAGCACTTATCTCAGACTTTGGCCTGTGCAAGAAGCTGAGTGTTGGACGGAACAGTTTCAGCCTGCGCTCTGGTATCCCCGGCACGGAGGGATGGATCGCTCCAGAAGTCCTGCGGGACAGACCCAAGCAAAACCCa ACAGCGGCAGTGGACATATTCTCAGCAGGGTGTGTGTTTTACTATGTCCTTTCCAAGGGACAGCATCCATTTGGGGATAATTTGAGAAGGCAGAGCAATATCCTGAGTGGATCTTACAGCCTTCCTAAACTCCAGGACGATACACATG AGAATGTGGTGGCACGTCGCCTGGTTGAAATGATGATCAACAGTGACCCTTTGCTGCGACCCTCTTCCCAGAATGTCCTCATACATCCATTCTTTTGGACACCAGCAAAGCGCTTACAATTCTTTCAG GATGTAAGCGACCGCATTGAGAAGGAACCCGTGGAGAGCCCTATTGTGGTCGCCCTGGAGTCAGATGCTCGTCCTGTTGTCCGAGTAAATTGGCGTTTGCACATATCTGTCCCACTCCAGACAG ATCTCAGAAAATTCAGGTCCTACAGAGGAAATTCTGTGAGGGATCTTCTCAGAGCCATGAGGAACAAG AAACACCATTACCATGAGCTGCCGGCTGATGTCCGAGAAACCCTGGGTTCCATCCCTGATGAATTTGTGTCATATTTCACTTCCCGGTTCCCACATTTGCTTCTCCATACATACCAAGCCATGAAGAAGTGCTCCCCCGAGAGGCAGTTCCAGACCTACTATCACTGGGTGCAAAGTTCCTGA
- the plk1.S gene encoding serine/threonine-protein kinase PLK1 (The RefSeq protein has 1 substitution compared to this genomic sequence) codes for MAQVAGKKLTVAPEAAKPPGIPGSSSAVKEIPEILVDPRTRRRYLRGRFLGKGGFAKCYEITDLESREVFAGKIVPKTMLLKPHQKDKMTMEIAIQRSLDHRHVVGFHGFFEDNDFVYVVLELCRRRSLLELHKRRKAVTEPEARYYLKQTISGCQYLHSNRVIHRDLKLGNLFLNDEMEVKIGDFGLATKVEYDGERKKTLCGTPNYIAPEVLGKKGHSFEVDIWSIGCIMYTLLVGKPPFETSCLKETYMRIKKNEYSIPKHINPVAAALIQKMLRSDPTSRPTIDDLLNDEFFTSGYIPSRLPTTCLTVPPRFSIAPSTIDQSLRKPLTAINKGQDSPLVEKQVAPAKEEEMQQPEFTEPADCYLSEMLQQLTCLNAVKPSERALIRQEEAEDPASIPIFWISKWVDYSDKYGLGYQLCDNSVGVLFNDSTRLIMYNDGDSLQYIERNNTESYLNVRSYPTTLTKKITLLKYFRNYMSEHLLKAGANTTPREGDELARLPFLRTWFRTRSAIILHLSNGTVQINFFQDHTKIILCPLMAAVSYIDEKREFRTYKLSLIQEFGCCKELASRLRYARTMVEKLQSSKSAVAHVKASA; via the exons ATGGCTCAAGTGGCCGGTAAGAAACTGACTGTGGCCCCAGAGGCCGCTAAACCCCCAGGAATTCCCGGGAGCTCCTCGGCCGTCAAAGAGATCCCAGAGATTCTAGTGGATCCCCGAACCCGGAGGCGATACCTGAGAGGTCGATTCCTGGGCAAAGGAGGATTCGCCAAGTGCTACGAGATCACCGACCTGGAGAGCCGGGAGGTATTTGCTGGGAAGATTGTGCCCAAGACCATGTTGCTCAAGCCCCACCAGAAGGATAAGATGACCATGGAGATCGCCATCCAGCGCAGCCTGGACCACCGGCATGTCGTGGGCTTCCATGGCTTCTTTGAGGACAATGACTTCGTGTATGTGGTACTGGAGCTGTGCAGGAGGAGG TCTCTGTTGGAGCTGCACAAGAGGAGAAAAGCGGTTACAGAGCCAGAAGCTCGCTACTATTTGAAACAGACCATTTCGGGATGTCAGTACCTCCATAGCAACCGAGTCATTCACAGAGACCTCAAGCTCGGAAACTTGTTCCTTAATGATGAAATGGAGGTCAAAATAG GTGACTTTGGGCTGGCAACCAAAGTGGAATATGATGGCGAGCGCAAAAAGACCCTCTGTGGCACTCCAAACTACATTGCACCTGAGGTGTTGGGCAAGAAGGGCCACAGTTTTGAAGTGGACATATGGTCAATAGGATGCATCAT GTACACACTGCTGGTGGGGAAACCTCCCTTTGAGACATCATGCCTGAAAGAAACCTACATGAGAATTAAAAAGAATGAATACTCCATCCCCAAG CACATTAACCCTGTGGCAGCAGCACTTATACAGAAGATGCTCCGTTCTGACCCAACCTCAAGGCCCACAATAGACGACTTGCTGAATGACGAGTTCTTTACTTCTGGCTACATTCCTTCCCGGCTCCCCACAACCTGCTTAACTGTGCCCCCAAGGTTTTCCATTGCGCCCAGCACTATTGATCAAAGCTTAAGGAAGCCACTTACTGCAATTAATAAAG GGCAAGACTCTCCACTGGTTGAAAAGCAGGTGGTTcctgcaaaggaagaagagatGCAGCAGCCGGAGTTCACAGAGCCTGCAGATTGTTACCTATCTGAGATGCTCCAGCAGCTGACATGTTTGAATGCAGTCAAGCCTTCTGAGAGAGCGCTTATCCGCCAAG AGGAAGCAGAGGATCCGGCATCCATTCCCATATTCTGGATCAGCAAATGGGTGGATTACTCGGACAAATACGGATTAG GATATCAGCTGTGTGATAACAGTGTAGGGGTGCTCTTCAATGACTCCACACGGTTGATAATGTACAATGATGGAGACAGCCTGCAGTACATAGAGCGGAACAATACAGAATCCTACCTCAACGTGCGCTCCTACCCTACTACCTTAACCAAAAAG ATCACACTGCTGAAGTACTTCAGAAACTACATGAGTGAGCACCTATTGAAGGCCGGTGCCAACACGACTCCTCGGGAGGGCGATGAACTGGCTCGTCTCCCCTTCTTGCGCACCTGGTTCCGGACACGCAGTGCCATTATCCTCCACCTGAGCAATGGAACTGTTCAGATCAACTTCTTCCAG gATCACACCAAGATAATCCTGTGCCCCCTTATGGCTGCGGTGTCCTACATAGATGAAAAGCGTGAGTTCCGCACGTACAAGCTGAGCCTGATTCAAGAATTTGGCTGCTGCAAAGAGCTCGCAAGCCGTCTCCGGTACGCACGCACAATGGTGGAGAAACTTCAGAGCTCAAAGTCAGCCGTTGCACACGTAAAGGCCTCGGCATAG